A section of the Marinoscillum sp. 108 genome encodes:
- the rho gene encoding transcription termination factor Rho has translation MYTLDDLSVRLLSELREIAENLGVKNAKKTAKKDLIYEILDKQATLPDSEIQKIKKEEKKPESKPESKPESKSESRPPRPANKKRENVKENKPTEKAEAKSPEDLLKSLDIEIETESSAEAPAAKGGEAKEQKPREGKSEGHNKPNKRRENERSEDRPKSEDRESKERKEPRNEHKGRKAQFNEDIKEFDGVIENEGVLEIMQDGYGFLRSSDYHYLASPDDIYVSPSQIKLFGLKTGDTVKGQIRPPKDGEKYFALLRVSSVNGKTTEEIRDRIAFEYLTPLFPEEKLNLCTKADNYSTRILDLFAPIGKGQRGMIVAQPKTGKTVLLKQIANAIAENHPEVYLMILLIDERPEEVTDMARSVKAEVIASTFDEQADKHVKVSSIVLEKAKRMVECGHDVVILLDSITRLARAYNTVVPSSGKILSGGVDANALHKPKRFFGAARNVENGGSLTIIATALIETGSKMDEVIFEEFKGTGNMELQLDRKLSNKRVYPAIDVPASGTRREDLLMDAEELKRVWILRKFMSDMNSNEAMEFLLSKMKGTRNNDEFLISMNG, from the coding sequence ATGTACACTTTAGACGATTTGAGTGTAAGGCTCCTTTCTGAACTAAGAGAGATAGCCGAAAATCTAGGCGTGAAAAACGCCAAAAAAACTGCTAAAAAAGACCTTATTTACGAAATTCTTGACAAACAGGCCACTTTGCCTGATAGTGAAATCCAAAAGATCAAGAAAGAAGAAAAAAAGCCGGAAAGCAAACCTGAGAGCAAACCCGAAAGCAAATCTGAAAGCCGGCCTCCAAGACCCGCTAACAAAAAGCGCGAGAATGTAAAGGAAAACAAGCCCACAGAGAAGGCCGAGGCAAAAAGCCCGGAAGATCTACTGAAATCATTGGACATAGAGATAGAAACTGAGTCATCAGCAGAAGCTCCAGCGGCCAAAGGGGGAGAAGCCAAAGAGCAAAAGCCAAGAGAAGGAAAATCAGAAGGGCACAATAAGCCCAATAAGCGAAGAGAAAACGAGCGATCTGAGGACCGACCCAAGTCTGAGGACCGTGAGTCTAAAGAAAGAAAAGAGCCTCGCAACGAGCACAAAGGCAGAAAGGCACAGTTCAACGAAGACATCAAGGAATTTGACGGTGTGATCGAAAATGAAGGGGTACTTGAGATCATGCAGGATGGCTATGGCTTCCTACGGTCAAGTGACTATCATTATCTGGCCAGCCCGGATGATATCTACGTATCGCCATCTCAGATCAAATTATTTGGTCTGAAAACCGGAGATACCGTGAAAGGACAGATCAGACCACCAAAAGATGGTGAGAAGTATTTTGCCCTGCTGAGAGTATCCAGTGTCAATGGAAAAACCACTGAAGAAATCAGGGATAGAATTGCTTTCGAATACCTGACACCTTTGTTCCCAGAGGAAAAACTTAACCTGTGTACCAAGGCAGACAATTACTCCACCCGTATTTTGGACCTTTTCGCACCGATAGGAAAAGGACAAAGGGGGATGATCGTGGCTCAGCCAAAAACAGGTAAAACTGTACTGTTGAAGCAAATAGCGAATGCGATCGCTGAAAATCATCCTGAAGTTTACCTGATGATTCTCCTGATCGATGAGCGTCCTGAAGAAGTAACAGACATGGCACGTTCGGTAAAGGCAGAGGTGATTGCTTCTACTTTTGATGAGCAGGCAGATAAGCATGTAAAAGTATCGAGCATCGTGCTGGAGAAAGCCAAAAGAATGGTGGAATGCGGACATGATGTAGTGATCCTGTTGGATTCTATTACCAGACTGGCTCGGGCATACAACACCGTGGTACCATCTTCAGGTAAAATTCTTTCTGGTGGTGTGGATGCCAACGCATTGCACAAGCCTAAGAGATTTTTCGGAGCAGCAAGAAACGTGGAGAACGGTGGTTCATTGACCATCATCGCTACAGCACTGATCGAAACCGGATCTAAAATGGACGAAGTGATCTTTGAGGAATTCAAAGGTACTGGTAACATGGAACTCCAGTTGGATAGAAAACTTTCCAACAAGCGGGTATACCCTGCCATCGACGTACCGGCATCTGGTACCAGACGTGAGGATCTCCTCATGGATGCTGAAGAGCTTAAACGTGTATGGATCCTTCGTAAGTTCATGTCTGACATGAATAGCAACGAAGCAATGGAATTCCTACTCAGCAAGATGAAAGGAACCAGAAACAACGACGAGTTTCTGATTTCCATGAATGGCTAA